A stretch of the Bordetella genomosp. 8 genome encodes the following:
- a CDS encoding CPBP family glutamic-type intramembrane protease — MARQIGGTLPRLRADMADFWRFLRRPTLRHLPPRRLGRGQRADWLPPVRARRLLAWVAMLWAINLFALGPLAVAVATLGGAHHKLEMGAIPWFTAIVWAPIVEEMLFRYGLRRPVQALWVVPLMIWPLLKGPNAWTAAVVVLVLAAIAWTQRQGGAARREWSWDWRRRYVRYFPWILHSATLVFAGMHLGNFYLNHTPLWLMPLLVLPQWLTGLVLSWMRTRRGIGASIMMHAMFNAGPVLLVLALMKWAPEIVS, encoded by the coding sequence GCGGACTTCTGGCGGTTCCTGCGGCGGCCCACGCTACGTCACCTGCCGCCCCGCCGCCTGGGGCGCGGGCAGCGCGCCGACTGGCTACCGCCCGTGCGGGCGCGCCGGCTGCTGGCCTGGGTGGCCATGCTCTGGGCGATCAACCTGTTCGCGCTGGGCCCGCTGGCTGTCGCGGTGGCGACCCTGGGCGGCGCCCACCACAAGCTGGAGATGGGCGCGATACCGTGGTTCACCGCCATCGTGTGGGCGCCCATCGTCGAGGAAATGCTGTTCCGCTATGGCCTGCGTCGGCCCGTGCAGGCGCTCTGGGTCGTGCCCTTGATGATCTGGCCCCTGCTGAAGGGGCCGAATGCCTGGACCGCCGCCGTGGTGGTCCTGGTGCTGGCGGCCATCGCGTGGACCCAGCGGCAGGGCGGCGCGGCGCGCCGGGAATGGAGCTGGGACTGGCGGCGGCGCTATGTGCGCTACTTCCCATGGATCCTGCATTCGGCAACGCTCGTCTTCGCGGGCATGCACCTGGGCAACTTCTATCTGAACCACACGCCGCTTTGGCTGATGCCGCTGCTGGTGCTGCCGCAGTGGCTGACCGGGCTGGTGTTGAGCTGGATGCGTACCCGGCGGGGCATAGGCGCGTCGATCATGATGCACGCCATGTTCAATGCGGGACCGGTGCTGCTGGTGCTGGCCTTGATGAAGTGGGCGCCGGAGATCGTGTCGTAG